The following are from one region of the Haemophilus parainfluenzae genome:
- a CDS encoding phage tail protein, producing MALFNKPDEKVFASNAKQGEVNDFPDVPRGWGLSFDQTGGIPPMEWFNWLFKRADERHGYLMQRGLPEWSATLDYPEAAYVQYNGLSYKSLKANKGKLPDEDDSLYWVRWGDSMNIKKGSINQAGIVQLSSSVISNSEEYAATSKAVKIVRDDAVLKAGDTMTGTLTVPNVVINDPSNNNNSLQIGDEVRFVDIDKVNTIGFRGMRDPNIGFIAYGDANKIFGYDGYRFRADSSIYTSQYGYGGYNNQYNSKAPFMVEEDGSQSRDTYHPFIKGRVRKPGEYGAALSFGYTTRQELGDGTGRGVIHLAEDSGRNYIWSFEHGGDFRSGGNVISGNGRGLNSALMEDIFYNFRNKFQMAEYAGNGAVSRVFRIPITDNRGLKIYVAEVSLGPNLGGTTLNLAEALQGFKVGVATSAVGGQKKAYAVEFNGDNRVNIYTDPVIATQKISLILIGEYFY from the coding sequence ATGGCATTATTTAATAAGCCAGATGAGAAGGTTTTTGCATCAAACGCAAAACAAGGGGAAGTAAATGATTTCCCAGATGTGCCTAGGGGTTGGGGGCTTTCTTTCGATCAAACAGGCGGCATCCCCCCTATGGAGTGGTTTAACTGGCTATTTAAGCGAGCCGATGAAAGACATGGCTATTTAATGCAGAGAGGACTCCCTGAATGGTCGGCTACTCTTGATTATCCAGAAGCAGCGTATGTCCAATATAACGGATTGAGTTACAAATCGTTAAAAGCAAACAAAGGCAAACTTCCAGACGAAGATGATTCGCTATACTGGGTTCGCTGGGGCGACTCAATGAACATCAAAAAAGGGTCAATCAATCAAGCTGGGATTGTTCAGTTAAGCTCCAGTGTAATTAGCAATAGCGAAGAATACGCAGCGACATCGAAGGCGGTTAAAATCGTCCGAGATGATGCCGTACTTAAAGCTGGAGACACAATGACGGGTACGCTAACAGTGCCTAATGTTGTTATTAATGACCCTTCCAATAATAACAATTCGTTACAGATTGGCGATGAAGTTCGCTTTGTTGATATTGACAAAGTAAACACTATCGGGTTCAGAGGCATGCGAGATCCGAATATCGGATTTATAGCCTATGGGGATGCCAATAAAATATTCGGATATGACGGATACAGATTTAGGGCTGACAGCTCTATTTACACCAGTCAATATGGATACGGTGGATATAATAATCAATATAACTCAAAAGCTCCGTTCATGGTCGAGGAAGATGGCTCTCAATCAAGAGATACTTATCATCCTTTTATTAAGGGCAGGGTTAGAAAACCAGGGGAATACGGTGCAGCCCTGTCTTTCGGCTATACAACGAGACAAGAACTGGGAGACGGCACTGGAAGAGGCGTTATACATCTAGCTGAAGATAGTGGCAGAAATTATATTTGGTCATTCGAGCATGGCGGCGATTTTAGAAGTGGAGGGAATGTCATTAGCGGTAACGGCAGAGGCTTAAATTCCGCATTAATGGAGGATATTTTCTACAACTTTAGAAATAAGTTTCAAATGGCTGAATATGCTGGTAATGGCGCTGTTTCAAGGGTTTTCAGAATCCCTATCACAGATAACAGAGGGCTTAAAATATATGTGGCAGAGGTTAGTCTTGGTCCAAATCTTGGTGGTACAACATTAAACTTAGCCGAAGCGTTGCAAGGTTTCAAGGTTGGAGTTGCAACAAGTGCTGTTGGAGGGCAAAAGAAAGCTTACGCTGTGGAGTTTAATGGCGACAATAGGGTTAATATTTATACAGACCCTGTAATTGCTACACAGAAAATAAGTTTGATTCTAATTGGCGAGTACTTTTATTAA
- a CDS encoding baseplate J/gp47 family protein, with product MATLTEEGIRIERLDNIVSTLEDGLRQIYGQNIDLSPNTPDGQVVGLLAQIRMDFEELAENVYRQLDPDVATGAWLEQRVAYAGLMRRGANYSYLRSVALTGEPNTRLYSGIVVSDTHKVRWVLVSDVTLDSNGSARADFRSEQLGAFNLAKNTNLTIETITLGLISATTQEDAEIGIEEETDTQLRERFLFSRTKNAQNSAEAINAKIAALPDVKHVRVLENNTGQRDSFGVEPHSINVIVNGGDSADIADVIYQNKGAGVGLQGDTQVTLQRDNEQRVIRFDRAAMVDIQISMRCVRYEDFTQINKSEITEQLAKQVFNIGQAVSLSRLYSPINQVGGFWVKELKIARKGQQLKAENVVMQPREIARILPSDVTIEVE from the coding sequence ATGGCGACGTTAACAGAAGAAGGGATTAGAATTGAGAGATTGGATAATATTGTCTCAACTCTCGAAGATGGCTTGCGACAAATCTACGGTCAAAATATCGACTTATCACCAAACACACCTGACGGACAAGTTGTTGGATTGCTTGCTCAAATCAGGATGGATTTTGAGGAATTGGCTGAAAATGTATATAGACAGCTAGATCCAGATGTGGCAACTGGTGCATGGTTGGAGCAACGAGTGGCTTATGCTGGATTAATGCGTAGAGGTGCTAATTACAGTTATTTAAGGTCGGTGGCTTTAACTGGTGAGCCGAATACAAGACTATATTCTGGAATTGTTGTATCGGACACGCATAAGGTTAGATGGGTTCTTGTATCTGATGTCACACTTGATTCAAACGGTTCTGCTAGAGCTGATTTCAGGAGTGAACAGTTAGGTGCGTTTAACTTAGCCAAAAATACAAATTTAACCATTGAAACGATTACGCTTGGTTTAATTAGCGCTACAACTCAAGAGGACGCAGAAATCGGAATTGAAGAAGAGACCGATACTCAACTGCGAGAACGTTTCTTGTTTAGCCGAACTAAAAACGCACAGAATTCAGCAGAGGCAATTAACGCTAAGATAGCCGCCTTGCCAGATGTTAAGCACGTCAGAGTGCTTGAGAATAACACAGGACAAAGAGATTCATTTGGTGTAGAGCCTCACTCAATCAATGTTATCGTTAATGGTGGCGATAGCGCGGATATTGCCGATGTTATCTATCAAAACAAAGGTGCAGGCGTAGGATTACAAGGTGATACACAAGTTACGCTCCAAAGGGATAACGAACAACGAGTAATACGATTCGACCGTGCGGCAATGGTTGACATTCAAATCTCGATGCGATGCGTAAGATACGAAGATTTTACTCAAATTAACAAGAGCGAAATTACCGAGCAACTAGCGAAACAGGTTTTTAATATCGGTCAAGCAGTTTCTTTATCCCGACTATATTCGCCGATTAACCAAGTCGGTGGTTTCTGGGTTAAGGAATTAAAAATCGCACGAAAAGGTCAACAGCTGAAAGCCGAAAACGTTGTGATGCAACCTCGTGAAATTGCGCGAATCCTGCCAAGTGACGTAACAATCGAGGTGGAATAA
- a CDS encoding phage structural protein, which produces MAVFDPKQVVVLLDGKEISDWADGADVISAVNQVDAGQLVIGANGTGIYIANPDNSGKLTLKIKQHSADNAYLSKLFNQQKSSIKTFMPITLSIRDLINDDVVTATKGYFTTPAQYVRGNGHNATTWTIVFEQMTMNLEKGVE; this is translated from the coding sequence ATGGCAGTTTTCGATCCAAAACAAGTGGTAGTGTTACTTGACGGAAAAGAGATTTCCGACTGGGCTGACGGTGCAGACGTGATTAGTGCGGTCAATCAAGTTGATGCAGGTCAGTTGGTTATCGGTGCGAATGGTACAGGTATCTACATCGCAAACCCAGATAACTCAGGGAAGTTAACGCTTAAAATCAAGCAGCATTCCGCTGATAACGCTTACTTATCGAAACTATTTAATCAACAAAAGAGCAGTATCAAAACATTTATGCCTATCACGTTATCAATCCGTGATTTGATTAATGACGATGTTGTAACAGCTACAAAAGGCTACTTCACCACTCCGGCTCAATATGTGCGCGGTAATGGTCATAATGCGACAACGTGGACGATTGTTTTTGAGCAAATGACAATGAACTTAGAAAAAGGTGTTGAATAA
- a CDS encoding phage protein: MKQFGRQWKLDISNDSETISIEQLRVAFEIDKTINEKPNPAKIQVWNLNRNHINKLLSQEYKKAALFVGYNELRQIYSGDITKVRIQREGLDFILTLECSDGHVAYTQSRAKTTLKAGATDKQIVEEIQKTMPKVQAGAIDIPNKRQLPRGRVLNGDSREILNRVARNNGADWSIQDGSLVFLPKDKVLSDDAVLISQDTGMINAPEQTDDGLEITCLLNPALQIGGLIKLESIIEYFNGEYKVVKLAHSGDGMGGDWHSKMTVVGGKFQKVDGGKGGK; this comes from the coding sequence ATGAAACAGTTTGGTCGTCAATGGAAGCTTGATATTAGCAATGATAGCGAAACAATATCAATAGAGCAGTTACGGGTCGCATTTGAAATTGATAAAACAATCAATGAGAAACCTAACCCTGCAAAAATTCAAGTATGGAATCTCAATCGAAATCACATTAATAAATTGTTAAGTCAGGAGTATAAAAAGGCGGCTTTATTTGTTGGGTATAACGAGTTGAGACAGATTTATTCTGGCGACATTACCAAAGTTAGAATTCAGCGAGAAGGATTGGACTTTATTTTAACGCTTGAATGTTCTGACGGACACGTGGCTTATACACAGTCAAGAGCAAAAACGACACTCAAGGCTGGTGCGACAGATAAGCAAATCGTTGAAGAAATACAAAAGACCATGCCGAAAGTGCAAGCAGGAGCAATCGACATACCAAATAAGAGACAACTACCACGCGGCAGAGTCTTAAATGGTGATAGTCGAGAGATACTCAACAGGGTGGCTAGGAATAATGGTGCTGATTGGTCAATCCAAGATGGCTCTTTGGTATTTCTTCCAAAGGACAAGGTTTTAAGTGATGACGCTGTATTAATATCTCAAGACACAGGAATGATTAACGCTCCAGAGCAAACAGATGATGGGTTAGAAATTACTTGCCTGCTCAATCCGGCTCTACAAATTGGTGGATTAATCAAGCTTGAATCAATCATTGAATATTTTAATGGTGAGTACAAAGTTGTTAAATTGGCACACTCTGGCGATGGCATGGGTGGCGACTGGCATAGCAAAATGACGGTCGTGGGCGGTAAATTTCAGAAAGTAGATGGTGGAAAAGGTGGTAAATAG
- a CDS encoding DUF2612 domain-containing protein, whose amino-acid sequence MSYSDLIIWQYRGKPKAQATIKLFEEVIAKGFIDLYQLQDVLNIETATGHQLDLVGKHVGQFRVINGYYLRSFFGFHTAQNAMPFSKNRNGGGQWYRRRDPLADSVVLGDDDYRFLIKCRIIKNYQTGTLPNIIEACRFVFGEGCKVIDNLDMTVSVNVKNISLTDFTRYAIQHLDILPRQAGTKIKFQIEQE is encoded by the coding sequence ATGTCATATTCTGATTTGATAATCTGGCAATACAGAGGGAAACCTAAAGCTCAGGCAACAATTAAGCTTTTTGAAGAGGTTATCGCTAAAGGGTTTATTGACTTGTATCAACTGCAAGATGTTTTAAACATCGAAACAGCAACAGGACATCAATTAGACCTAGTCGGGAAGCATGTAGGACAATTCAGAGTGATTAATGGGTACTACTTGCGCAGTTTCTTTGGATTCCACACAGCTCAAAACGCCATGCCGTTCAGTAAAAACAGGAATGGCGGCGGTCAGTGGTATCGTAGGCGAGATCCCTTGGCTGATTCGGTTGTTCTTGGGGATGATGATTATAGATTCCTTATAAAATGCCGAATTATCAAAAACTATCAAACAGGCACGCTACCGAACATTATCGAGGCGTGCCGTTTTGTTTTTGGCGAAGGCTGCAAGGTTATAGATAACCTTGATATGACGGTTTCCGTTAATGTTAAAAACATTTCCCTAACCGATTTCACAAGGTATGCGATACAGCATTTAGATATTCTTCCAAGACAAGCGGGTACTAAGATTAAATTCCAAATCGAACAGGAGTAA
- a CDS encoding phage baseplate plug family protein, whose product MRLIPVTQSPYQEQTFDFNGRKIRLTLRFNSIGEFWAMDVFEPVTQKQICQGQALACGVPILLRSTQPYFFYLEDESGAELDPFGIDDLGTRCFLYIGEK is encoded by the coding sequence ATGAGATTAATTCCAGTTACACAATCACCATATCAAGAGCAAACATTTGATTTTAATGGTCGAAAAATCCGTTTAACACTACGTTTTAATAGCATAGGCGAGTTCTGGGCAATGGATGTTTTTGAACCGGTGACTCAAAAACAAATCTGTCAAGGTCAAGCGTTGGCGTGCGGAGTGCCTATTCTATTGCGCTCAACTCAACCTTATTTCTTTTACCTGGAAGATGAGAGCGGGGCTGAGTTAGACCCATTCGGTATTGATGATCTAGGTACAAGGTGCTTTCTTTACATAGGTGAAAAATAA
- a CDS encoding phage baseplate protein, translating into MANFAQLSNRSIGKITLDVVTIEDHQSDLSITENPIESGAAIADHAVIQPKRVTINGVVVDHDHSSFAGNIPFLGNIRGAVDFLNNIPLPVNVATKTAQTIAKAGRLISQGAAALGSVTGAFGGARKLAPFLPDFSVPELLSGAIGGDSRVQKCHADLLASQKSGETIEIQTGIHLYKDMLIESISVSQSQDGSATFTITAREIFVINTQSSSSGNSNKSGSNGSSTAGKTKSGRAAKQSASKTQQGTTQPVKATPKKTSHLGNVIGVRK; encoded by the coding sequence ATGGCTAATTTTGCTCAATTATCAAATAGGAGTATTGGTAAAATTACTCTCGATGTTGTCACCATTGAAGATCACCAATCAGACCTATCAATCACTGAAAACCCGATTGAGTCAGGCGCTGCAATAGCCGACCATGCTGTGATTCAGCCTAAACGCGTAACGATAAATGGCGTGGTGGTCGATCACGATCACAGCTCGTTTGCCGGAAACATTCCATTTCTTGGTAATATCCGTGGAGCGGTTGACTTTCTCAATAACATCCCATTACCGGTAAACGTTGCGACTAAGACGGCGCAAACTATTGCTAAAGCTGGAAGATTGATTAGTCAAGGAGCGGCAGCACTTGGTAGCGTTACTGGCGCATTTGGCGGGGCTAGAAAGTTAGCCCCATTTTTACCTGACTTTTCCGTGCCGGAGTTGCTTAGCGGCGCTATTGGCGGGGATAGTCGAGTTCAGAAATGCCACGCAGACTTACTCGCCTCTCAGAAGTCTGGTGAAACAATAGAAATTCAAACAGGAATCCATCTATACAAGGATATGTTGATTGAATCAATCTCAGTTAGCCAATCCCAAGACGGCAGTGCAACATTTACCATTACCGCTAGAGAGATATTCGTAATTAATACGCAGTCATCAAGTTCAGGTAATAGTAACAAATCTGGCAGCAATGGATCGTCAACAGCGGGAAAAACAAAAAGCGGCAGAGCTGCAAAGCAGTCGGCAAGCAAAACTCAACAAGGAACGACGCAACCAGTAAAGGCTACGCCTAAGAAAACCTCGCACCTTGGCAATGTAATAGGAGTTAGAAAATGA
- a CDS encoding DUF3383 domain-containing protein: MALSISNIVNVQLNTVPKSAARKSFGTVALFTPEAGQAFNNATTRYVYVNSQKDVEVLFGTNSETAKAALPFFAQSPRAKQLIIARWQKDQTTISATSNALRGATLSDGLSSFKAVTNGKFAITVGTEIKKLEGLNFSKLADFSAIANAIQTKLTQLSVAASVTYDEVGNRFIITSNTSGASKETEIFYAINEAGNGDYIGGLLKLEDGQATRVIGKAQTQVKAEKVEEALFNVAEVENSWYGFTFAAQLTDEQIEAAAKYAQANDKLFGVSVIKPEQIEWESTNVFKKLYDAQLDHTLAVFDKNDMYPASSALSRLLSVNFAANNSTLTLKFKQQPTITADEITATEFAKAKRLGINVYTYFDDAAMLAEGTVIGGKFADEIVILDWFKDAVQKEVFARLYKSPTKIPLTDKGQAILISAVEKVCLEGVNNGAFAPGKWTGDSFGNLKTNDYLEKGYYIWAAPMDTLSDSDREQRRATPIQTAVKLAGAIHSSDVIVNYNR; this comes from the coding sequence AATAGCCAAAAAGATGTAGAAGTCCTTTTTGGTACAAATTCAGAAACAGCAAAAGCGGCTTTACCGTTCTTTGCTCAAAGCCCACGTGCGAAACAGTTAATTATTGCACGCTGGCAAAAAGACCAAACCACAATCAGCGCAACAAGTAACGCACTTCGAGGCGCTACATTATCAGACGGCTTAAGTTCGTTTAAGGCTGTTACAAATGGTAAATTTGCTATTACAGTCGGAACGGAAATCAAAAAACTAGAGGGGTTGAACTTCTCAAAATTAGCTGATTTCAGCGCTATCGCAAACGCCATTCAAACTAAATTAACACAGCTTTCTGTTGCGGCAAGCGTTACTTATGACGAGGTGGGAAATCGTTTCATCATCACCTCAAATACATCTGGCGCAAGCAAAGAAACCGAGATTTTTTACGCCATCAATGAGGCAGGCAATGGTGATTATATCGGTGGATTGCTAAAACTTGAGGACGGTCAAGCCACACGAGTTATTGGCAAGGCTCAAACTCAAGTTAAAGCCGAGAAAGTAGAAGAGGCTCTATTTAATGTTGCAGAAGTTGAAAACAGCTGGTACGGGTTCACATTTGCCGCTCAATTAACAGATGAGCAAATCGAGGCTGCGGCTAAATACGCTCAAGCTAATGACAAATTATTCGGTGTTAGCGTTATCAAGCCAGAGCAAATTGAATGGGAAAGTACAAACGTTTTCAAAAAATTATATGACGCTCAGTTAGATCACACTTTAGCGGTGTTTGACAAAAATGATATGTACCCTGCATCATCTGCGTTGTCTCGCTTGCTGTCTGTAAACTTTGCTGCTAACAACTCAACGCTTACACTTAAGTTTAAACAACAACCAACAATCACCGCAGACGAAATAACTGCGACAGAGTTTGCGAAAGCGAAACGACTAGGTATTAACGTTTACACTTACTTTGACGATGCGGCCATGCTCGCAGAGGGTACGGTAATCGGTGGTAAATTCGCAGATGAAATCGTTATCCTTGACTGGTTCAAAGATGCAGTGCAGAAAGAAGTGTTTGCTCGTTTATACAAATCACCAACTAAAATTCCTTTAACCGACAAAGGTCAAGCAATCTTAATTTCTGCGGTTGAAAAAGTTTGCTTAGAGGGCGTTAATAATGGTGCGTTTGCTCCTGGCAAATGGACTGGTGATAGCTTCGGTAATCTAAAAACCAATGATTACCTAGAAAAAGGTTATTACATCTGGGCTGCTCCAATGGATACGCTTTCAGATAGCGACCGTGAGCAACGTAGAGCGACACCAATTCAAACAGCGGTTAAATTAGCTGGTGCAATCCATTCAAGCGATGTGATTGTAAACTACAACCGATAA
- a CDS encoding tail length tape measure protein, whose translation MLLDELLIKIGIDADSQAMREFEQFLNSVNDGTESAVDSLGAFAKSIEDIVSDATAQAREMPEFAEFFQSIEQLQQETANLSQDESLDVWVQKLIESDQMLSAFGEDFINNSAELTRELQEAGLSAEQVESVINKLGAAIEQKKNSVEADSKAVTANTAAINENSDSVGDLSENLIDLWASKYGADGLIQKFNILGVSINAATLKAAAFGAAFLAATVGVKNFVDANLDALDEIKQLSNVTGESADQIYLLGKVAEVNGSSAQAAQSSIEGLSRVIGEAAAGVGRGAKSFEQYGLSAKKANGEIKSSSELFGEISEKMQQMSNQEQIAMLSKLGIDGSMIQMLRLGNDELTEQIALANALTLGVGNAENAETAAAFKDALTQVSQVFTAIGEYVSLRVAPSIQRLAEGFTKWFVENNDFIKSILNGFSKVLSFLFEVAGAINNVIESTIGWKSVIIALGGLMLWLSRRMLLAFATNPITLTIGAITALFLLIDDFMTYLEGGETALGDFWKPFADGWKAIKPWIDKAKVWVKSFADGWSDALDVIKPLKGVLSIVWSAVENIYGSFSRLLKQIFGATSAVDDFGNNGESVGSALASIFNFVAQTIEGLSGAIAIVATTLSSSFEVAISAVIGLFKMLGAVWDGIVYGWTTGDWLGAFKRMFSKMGDIVLGVWDNIKRAAIEFINSLISIVNKFGAGIDPIEIPITQRVQTIGENVGSVVSSTAGFAQSAASMSGMVLGASMAASSGVGPQTTNTDNSQKNSNNKITITQHIQGTDNPKAVADQSARAINNQLSTVIG comes from the coding sequence ATGCTATTAGATGAATTACTGATTAAGATTGGTATTGATGCAGATAGCCAAGCGATGCGAGAGTTTGAGCAATTCTTGAATTCCGTCAATGATGGTACGGAAAGTGCGGTTGATAGTTTAGGTGCGTTCGCAAAATCAATAGAGGATATTGTAAGCGATGCAACGGCTCAAGCTAGAGAAATGCCAGAATTTGCCGAATTCTTCCAATCTATCGAGCAGCTCCAACAAGAAACAGCAAATCTTTCTCAAGATGAATCACTGGACGTTTGGGTTCAAAAGCTAATAGAAAGCGATCAAATGTTGTCAGCATTTGGTGAGGATTTCATTAATAATAGTGCAGAGCTAACAAGAGAATTACAAGAGGCTGGACTAAGTGCCGAGCAAGTCGAATCTGTAATTAATAAACTTGGTGCTGCGATTGAGCAGAAAAAAAACTCTGTTGAAGCGGATAGCAAAGCAGTTACAGCTAACACAGCCGCCATAAATGAAAACTCAGATTCGGTCGGTGATTTATCAGAGAATCTTATTGATTTATGGGCTAGTAAGTATGGTGCAGACGGTTTAATCCAGAAGTTCAATATCTTAGGGGTTAGCATTAACGCTGCAACATTAAAAGCCGCCGCATTTGGTGCGGCTTTCTTGGCTGCAACCGTTGGTGTGAAAAACTTTGTTGATGCGAATTTAGATGCGCTAGACGAGATTAAGCAGTTATCAAATGTAACTGGCGAATCGGCTGACCAAATCTATCTGTTAGGCAAGGTTGCAGAAGTAAACGGTTCATCTGCTCAAGCCGCACAATCATCAATCGAGGGGCTATCTCGTGTAATTGGCGAGGCTGCCGCTGGAGTTGGTCGGGGTGCTAAATCTTTTGAACAGTACGGATTAAGCGCTAAAAAAGCCAATGGCGAAATAAAATCATCTAGCGAGCTATTCGGTGAAATATCCGAAAAAATGCAACAGATGAGCAATCAAGAGCAAATAGCAATGCTTTCTAAGCTTGGTATTGATGGCTCAATGATTCAGATGTTGCGGCTTGGTAATGACGAGCTAACAGAGCAGATTGCTTTAGCAAACGCTTTAACACTTGGTGTTGGTAATGCTGAAAATGCTGAAACCGCGGCGGCTTTCAAAGATGCCTTAACACAGGTTTCGCAAGTATTCACCGCAATAGGCGAATATGTATCTTTGCGAGTAGCTCCGTCAATTCAAAGGCTGGCTGAGGGATTTACAAAGTGGTTCGTTGAAAATAATGATTTTATTAAATCTATATTAAACGGATTTAGCAAGGTTCTCTCGTTCTTGTTTGAGGTAGCTGGTGCAATTAATAACGTTATTGAAAGCACTATCGGCTGGAAGTCTGTGATTATCGCTCTTGGCGGGTTAATGCTATGGCTTAGTCGCAGAATGTTATTAGCGTTTGCGACAAACCCAATTACTTTAACCATTGGCGCTATTACGGCTCTATTCCTGCTCATTGATGACTTTATGACGTATCTTGAGGGCGGGGAAACCGCTCTTGGTGATTTTTGGAAACCTTTCGCTGACGGTTGGAAAGCTATCAAGCCCTGGATTGATAAAGCGAAAGTATGGGTTAAGAGTTTTGCTGATGGTTGGAGTGATGCGCTAGACGTTATCAAACCACTAAAAGGCGTGTTATCTATCGTATGGTCTGCTGTTGAAAATATATACGGTAGTTTCTCGCGATTATTAAAACAAATCTTTGGCGCGACAAGTGCGGTTGATGACTTTGGCAATAATGGCGAATCTGTTGGTAGTGCGTTAGCGAGTATATTTAACTTTGTCGCTCAAACCATTGAGGGGCTTTCCGGTGCTATTGCGATAGTTGCAACAACCTTATCATCCTCTTTCGAGGTAGCCATTTCTGCCGTAATTGGCTTATTTAAAATGCTTGGTGCGGTATGGGATGGGATTGTCTATGGTTGGACTACAGGTGACTGGTTAGGCGCGTTTAAGCGAATGTTCTCCAAGATGGGGGATATAGTGCTTGGTGTTTGGGATAACATCAAGAGAGCTGCTATTGAGTTTATTAATAGCTTAATTTCTATTGTTAATAAGTTTGGAGCGGGAATTGACCCGATAGAAATCCCAATTACTCAAAGAGTTCAGACTATTGGTGAGAATGTTGGTTCTGTTGTATCTTCCACAGCTGGATTTGCTCAGAGTGCCGCCTCAATGTCCGGCATGGTTCTTGGCGCATCTATGGCTGCATCATCTGGAGTTGGCCCGCAAACCACAAATACAGATAACAGTCAGAAGAACAGCAATAACAAAATAACCATTACGCAGCACATTCAAGGTACAGATAATCCTAAGGCGGTAGCAGACCAATCGGCAAGAGCTATCAACAATCAACTATCCACAGTTATAGGTTAA
- a CDS encoding phage tail assembly chaperone — protein MEQVKQFAIEDVTYTMTPANAMAAWTALKNAMKLLQSVDLSVLGDSKKLGVGVLTTVLANLGDSSVKELENIVLSHTACEQDGQKYRLSERFDSHFNKHRGHLITVLKEGLTYQFADFFIGGGGLLNNIQGNLKA, from the coding sequence ATGGAACAAGTTAAGCAATTCGCGATCGAGGATGTAACTTACACAATGACACCGGCTAATGCTATGGCTGCGTGGACTGCGTTAAAAAATGCAATGAAGTTACTCCAATCTGTTGATTTATCTGTGTTGGGCGATAGCAAAAAGCTAGGTGTTGGCGTGTTAACTACCGTTTTAGCTAACTTGGGCGATTCAAGCGTGAAAGAGTTAGAGAATATCGTATTAAGTCACACAGCTTGCGAGCAAGACGGTCAAAAATACCGTCTGTCAGAGCGTTTCGACAGTCATTTTAATAAACATCGCGGACATCTAATCACTGTTTTGAAAGAGGGTTTAACCTATCAATTCGCTGATTTTTTTATCGGTGGGGGTGGATTGCTGAACAATATTCAAGGCAACCTCAAGGCGTAG
- a CDS encoding Gp138 family membrane-puncturing spike protein gives MNYSQTLATPETAADQQIQQAQLNLHTALPAKVVSFDSSKQTVTLATQIKMKLADGKDADIPALVDVPVSFPRGGGFAVTFPLKEGDEGIAIFSERCIDGWWQNGSASAPLDFRLHDLSDAMFIPGVCSVPRVIKNFFNDGLSMQTLDGGTYIRIKNGTIQIKGNIEHQGDTSQKGKHSSTGVISSDTDVKAAGISGKSHKHPGDSGGTTGAPQ, from the coding sequence ATGAATTATAGTCAAACACTAGCGACACCAGAAACAGCAGCAGACCAGCAAATTCAACAAGCACAATTAAATCTACACACCGCGCTACCTGCTAAGGTGGTGAGTTTTGACTCAAGCAAGCAAACAGTAACGCTTGCAACGCAGATTAAGATGAAATTAGCTGATGGCAAAGATGCTGATATTCCTGCTCTTGTTGATGTTCCAGTTAGCTTTCCTAGAGGTGGTGGGTTTGCTGTTACATTTCCATTAAAAGAGGGTGATGAGGGTATTGCAATATTTTCCGAGCGGTGCATAGATGGCTGGTGGCAAAATGGCAGTGCATCAGCTCCTCTTGACTTTAGGTTGCACGACTTATCGGATGCAATGTTTATACCTGGCGTCTGCTCAGTTCCTAGAGTTATTAAAAACTTTTTTAACGATGGTCTTTCAATGCAGACACTTGACGGTGGAACGTATATTAGGATTAAGAATGGCACAATCCAAATCAAAGGAAACATTGAGCATCAAGGCGACACATCACAGAAAGGCAAACATAGTTCAACAGGTGTGATTTCGAGCGATACCGATGTTAAGGCGGCTGGAATATCAGGTAAATCACACAAACACCCTGGAGATAGCGGTGGTACGACAGGAGCGCCACAATGA